Proteins from a single region of Pungitius pungitius chromosome 4, fPunPun2.1, whole genome shotgun sequence:
- the pdcd2 gene encoding programmed cell death protein 2, with product MSGDPGPPSVKVDLGFLEEAEPWRLLSPQFPSKVGGKPAWLSQKGPPSLPGLECEKCRLPMAFLLQVYAPISDEDRSFHRTLFLFCCKTRECYTSNDSRCMKVFRCQLPRRNDFYPYDPPSEDEPPSGPEQDQSVLSVSGIKLCWVCGCPGNKACSRCHTVNYCGKHHQTLHWKTTHKRECCTPEASIVTTSSFLFPESELVTEPEEEEDTKESEEEKESEDCPLSADTLAETDLEEMAMHENEDHKVFQRFKKRIRAEPHQVVRYSRGGSPLWVSSQHIPSDQDIPACTCGAKRAFEFQVMPQLLNSLCVDATGDSIDWGTLAVYTCSASCDHDDQYCPEFIWKQDFSSEPTESRRQGCT from the exons ATGTCCGGAGATCCCGGTCCGCCCTCGGTCAAAGTAGACCTGGGCTtcctggaggaggcggagccgtGGCGGCTTCTCTCTCCGCAGTTCCCCAGTAAAGTCGGGGGGAAGCCGGCGTGGCTCAGCCAGAAAGGCCCGCCCTCGCTGCCCGGGCTGGAGTGTGAGAAATGCCGCCTGCCGATGGCCTTCCTGCTGCAG GTGTACGCTCCCATTTCTGATGAGGACAGAAGTTTCCACAGAACTCTCTTTCTGTTCTGCTGTAAAACTCGTGAGTGCTACACAAGCAACGACAGCCGCTGTATGAAAG ttttcaggTGCCAGCTGCCAAGGAGGAATGATTTCTACCCCTATGATCCTCCATCAG aggatgaacccccCAGCGGTCCTGAACAAGACCAGAGTGTGTTGTCCGTCTCTGGAATTAAACTCTGCTGGGTGTGCGGTTGTCCCGGCAACAAAGCCTGCTCCCGCTGTCATACTGTAAACTACTGTGGGAAACACCACCAGACGCTTCACTGGAAAACCACACACAAGAGGGAATGTTGCACTCCAG AGGCGTCCATCGTCACAACTTCAAGCTTCCTCTTCCCTGAGTCTGAGCTGGTCACTGaacctgaggaggaagaagacacaAAGGAGAgcgaagaagaaaaggagagcgAAGATTGTCCCCTCTCAGCAGACA CCCTGGCAGAGACCGACCTGGAGGAGATGGCTATGCACGAGAACGAAGACCACAAAGTGTTCCAGCGATTCAAAAAGAGGATCAGGGCAGAACCTCACCAG GTGGTGCGGTACAGTCGCGGCGGCTCCCCCCTGTGGGTCTCCTCTCAGCACATCCCTTCAGATCAGgacatcccagcatgcacctgtgGCGCCAAAAGGGCTTTTGAGTTTCAG GTGATGCCACAGCTGTTAAACAGTCTGTGTGTGGACGCCACAGGAGACAGTATAGACTGGGGGACACTGGCTGTCTATACGTGCTCTGCCAGCTGTGACCATGACGACCAGTACTGCCCGGAGTTCATCTGGAAGCAGGACTTCAGCTCAGAGCCCACCGAGTCCAGGAGACAGGGATGCACGTGA
- the rhoua gene encoding ras homolog family member Ua: MSPSSPCQMPLRGDGAHKSSEPLTPAPPVPPRRFRGSGRTRRAGAAGPGAGAAERRVKCVLVGDGAVGKTSLVVSYTTNGYPTEYVPTAFDNFSAVVSVDGQPVKLQLCDTAGQDEFDKLRPLCYTSADVFLLCFSVVSPASFQNVPEKWIQEIRRHAPLAPLVLVGTQCDLREDVKVLIDLARYRERPVDPADARDCAIEIGAVSYMECSSLTQKNLKEVFDTAILASLQNYSSHKHPRGKQKRRKKQRQTPDKMKSLSKSWWKRYCCVA; encoded by the exons ATGTCGCCCTCCTCCCCGTGCCAGATGCCTCTGCGGGGCGACGGAGCCCACAAGTCCTCGGAGCCGCTGACCCCCGCCCCGCCCGTCCCGCCGAGGAGGTTCCGGGGCTCCGGCAGGACGCGGCGGGCCGGAGCCGCGGGGCCCGGGGCCGGCGCGGCGGAGCGGCGGGTGAAGTGCGTGCTGGTGGGGGACGGAGCGGTGGGGAAAACCAGCCTGGTGGTGAGCTACACCACCAACGGGTACCCCACCGAGTACGTCCCGACGGCCTTTGACAACTTCTCAG cggtgGTATCGGTGGACGGTCAGCCAGTCAAACTACAACTCTGTGACACTGCTGGACAG GATGAGTTCGACAAGCTGCGGCCTTTGTGCTACACCAGTGCAGATGTTTTCCTGCTGTGCTTCAGCGTCGTCAGTCCCGCCTCCTTCCAGAACGTTCCTGAGAAGTGGATCCAGGAGATCCGGAGACACGCGCCACTCGCTCCACTCGTCCTGGTTGGGACGCAGTGTGACCTCCGAGAAGATGTCAAG gttCTCATTGACCTGGCTAGGTACCGGGAGCGACCCGTGGACCCGGCAGATGCTCGGGACTGTGCCATTGAAATCGGAGCTGTGTCCTACATGGAGTGCTCTTCGCTGACCCAAAAGAATTTAAAAGAAGTGTTTGACACGGCCATACTGGCCAGCCTGCAGAACTACAGCTCCCATAAGCACCCGAGAGGGAAACAGAAACGAAGAAAAAAGCAAAGGCAGACCCCGGACAAGATGAAGAGTCTGTCCAAGTCATGGTGGAAGAGGTACTGCTGTGTGGCCTAG